A single window of Synechococcus sp. C9 DNA harbors:
- a CDS encoding ABC transporter ATP-binding protein, which produces MNRWRLRIHQLLAQPTSRLAASVLSKYRLRLLGTVLLNVGTGLLEGSTYLSVYLALSVLGDEQFRVPFLWRWVGDWPRLQVVALLVVIALGFQVLQSALKYFSILITSYLGNRISMYVSQLLFERMLHFSFPCISRYRHGELVNFLDLGILSSSLVLTSNRLVLAMCLMASYLAVLIWISPLVLLSTLVLSATLIWMQRQIIPRIQKAAFSLTGESADVKSHMVESLQALRVIYSFNRHDYTLAQLRYLQRNVLRLIDRQVAWSTLPDPLSSVLSTTVLSVMLLGGLWVLSQGRPVNLLLPTLATFISAYNRFAAQSQNLVRMSTELGVLCGSLQMLNGFLDPQDKEFLRTEGLPFAGIQREIRFDRVTLQYPGTAAPAVVDLSFTLPAGQVTALVGASGAGKSSVADLLIGLYEPTAGQILVDGVDRRELSLADWWQYLGVVSQDNFVFNATIRENIRFGRLEATDAEVERAAEAAYAAEFIERLPEGYDTVVGERGYRLSGGQRQRLALARAILRQPKLLVLDEATSALDSQSEALVQQALYAFQQNRTVLVIAHRLSTIRNADQILVLEQGRLVEQGTHEELLRRGGAYAHYWQLQVAGQKPAPELGARA; this is translated from the coding sequence ATGAACCGTTGGCGGCTGCGGATTCACCAACTGCTCGCCCAACCGACCTCCCGTCTGGCGGCGAGTGTTTTGTCCAAGTACCGCCTGCGCCTGCTGGGTACAGTGTTGTTGAATGTGGGCACCGGTTTGCTGGAGGGTTCGACCTACCTCTCGGTGTACCTGGCGTTGAGTGTTTTGGGGGATGAGCAGTTTCGTGTCCCGTTTTTGTGGCGGTGGGTGGGGGACTGGCCCCGTTTGCAGGTGGTGGCGCTGTTGGTGGTGATTGCCCTGGGGTTTCAGGTTCTTCAAAGTGCTTTGAAGTATTTCAGCATCCTGATCACTAGCTATCTGGGCAATCGGATCAGTATGTACGTAAGCCAATTGTTATTTGAGCGGATGTTACATTTTAGTTTTCCCTGTATTAGCCGTTATCGGCACGGGGAGTTGGTGAATTTTTTAGATTTGGGCATCTTGTCCAGTAGCCTGGTTTTAACCAGTAATCGTCTGGTGTTGGCGATGTGCCTGATGGCTTCCTACCTGGCGGTTTTGATTTGGATTTCCCCCTTGGTGTTGTTGTCAACCCTGGTTTTATCGGCGACGTTGATCTGGATGCAACGGCAAATTATCCCTCGGATTCAAAAGGCCGCCTTTTCCCTCACGGGGGAATCTGCCGATGTTAAAAGCCATATGGTCGAGAGCCTCCAGGCCCTGCGGGTGATTTACAGTTTTAATCGCCATGACTACACCCTGGCGCAATTGCGGTATCTGCAACGGAATGTCCTGCGGCTGATTGACCGGCAGGTGGCCTGGAGTACCTTGCCTGACCCGCTTTCCTCGGTTTTGTCCACGACGGTACTTTCCGTGATGCTGTTGGGGGGGCTGTGGGTACTAAGCCAGGGCCGTCCCGTGAATTTGCTTTTGCCCACCTTGGCCACGTTTATTTCGGCCTACAACCGGTTTGCCGCCCAGAGCCAGAATTTGGTGCGGATGTCCACGGAATTGGGGGTGCTGTGCGGTTCCCTGCAGATGTTAAATGGGTTTCTCGACCCCCAGGATAAGGAATTTTTGCGGACGGAGGGCTTGCCGTTTGCGGGCATCCAGCGGGAAATCCGGTTTGACCGGGTGACGTTGCAGTATCCGGGGACGGCGGCACCGGCGGTGGTGGATTTGAGTTTTACCCTCCCGGCGGGGCAGGTGACCGCTTTGGTGGGGGCTTCCGGGGCGGGGAAATCCTCCGTAGCGGACCTGCTGATTGGTCTGTATGAACCCACGGCGGGGCAAATTCTGGTGGATGGGGTGGACCGGCGGGAACTGTCCTTGGCGGACTGGTGGCAGTATCTGGGGGTGGTGAGTCAGGATAATTTTGTGTTCAATGCCACGATTCGGGAAAATATCCGTTTTGGCCGGTTGGAGGCGACGGATGCGGAGGTGGAGCGGGCGGCAGAGGCGGCCTATGCGGCGGAATTTATCGAGCGGTTGCCCGAGGGGTACGATACGGTGGTGGGGGAACGGGGCTACCGGCTTTCCGGGGGACAGCGGCAACGGTTGGCCCTGGCACGGGCGATTTTGCGCCAACCCAAACTGTTAGTACTGGATGAGGCCACCTCGGCTCTGGATTCCCAATCGGAGGCTTTGGTGCAACAGGCTTTGTATGCTTTTCAACAAAACCGCACGGTCCTGGTGATTGCCCACCGGTTGTCCACGATTCGCAATGCCGACCAAATCCTGGTGCTGGAGCAGGGGCGCTTGGTGGAGCAGGGCACCCACGAGGAATTGCTCCGCCGGGGGGGAGCCTATGCCCACTACTGGCAGTTGCAGGTGGCGGGGCAAAAACCGGCTCCGGAGTTAGGGGCGAGGGCGTAA
- a CDS encoding anion transporter — MRTGLLVAVVVMTYVGLGLGRWPGVGLNRPTIAWVGVAGVVALGGMTVPGAWQAVDGRTMVFLLSMMLVNGALTEAGVFGWLLQGLVRHSRHPLGLLLVVTGGTGVLSAFLLNDTLALVATPLLLRVTQTLGVNPVPYLLALAAATNVGSVATLGGNPQNILVGGLSGISYGWFAQVMVPVAVVGLLLVAGWVWLLYPEVRSRQRFPAVTLAWTTPAQGLGFHLLVTGGLLLGLAAGVPLAEAAWVGAAVLLCRHGRHPETLLAQVDWGLLVLFGGLFVLTQTTRDLGILQPLADLATHPWEWLGVTTLLSNLISNVPTVLLLSAVIPAADTQGWLLLAAGATLAGNLTLFGAVANLITVEAAGRAGYPVSFVSHLRLGVPVTLSTLGVAYLWIRAVG, encoded by the coding sequence GTGCGAACGGGATTGCTGGTGGCGGTGGTGGTGATGACCTATGTGGGGTTGGGGCTGGGGCGTTGGCCGGGGGTGGGGCTGAACCGACCGACGATTGCCTGGGTGGGGGTGGCGGGGGTGGTGGCCTTGGGGGGCATGACGGTGCCGGGGGCGTGGCAGGCGGTGGATGGGCGGACGATGGTGTTTTTGCTGAGCATGATGCTGGTGAATGGGGCGTTGACCGAGGCGGGGGTGTTTGGGTGGCTGTTGCAGGGGTTGGTGCGCCACAGTCGGCATCCCCTGGGGCTACTGCTGGTGGTGACGGGGGGGACGGGGGTGCTGTCGGCGTTTTTGCTGAATGATACCTTGGCTTTGGTGGCAACACCCTTGCTCCTGCGGGTGACCCAAACTTTGGGGGTGAATCCGGTGCCCTACCTGCTGGCCTTGGCGGCGGCAACGAATGTGGGTTCCGTGGCGACCCTGGGCGGCAATCCCCAGAATATTCTGGTGGGGGGGTTGTCTGGGATCAGTTATGGCTGGTTTGCCCAGGTGATGGTGCCGGTCGCAGTGGTGGGGTTGCTGTTGGTGGCGGGCTGGGTGTGGCTGTTGTATCCCGAGGTGCGTTCCCGGCAACGGTTTCCGGCGGTGACCTTGGCGTGGACAACACCGGCGCAGGGGTTGGGGTTCCATCTGCTGGTGACAGGGGGGTTACTGTTGGGGTTGGCGGCGGGGGTGCCCTTGGCGGAAGCGGCGTGGGTGGGGGCGGCGGTACTGCTGTGTCGCCACGGACGGCATCCGGAAACCTTGCTGGCGCAGGTGGATTGGGGACTGCTGGTGTTGTTTGGGGGGTTGTTTGTACTCACCCAGACCACCCGGGATTTGGGAATTCTCCAGCCGTTGGCGGATTTGGCGACCCACCCGTGGGAGTGGCTGGGGGTGACAACCCTACTGTCCAATTTGATTTCCAATGTGCCGACGGTTCTGCTCCTGTCTGCGGTCATCCCAGCGGCGGATACCCAGGGCTGGCTGTTGTTGGCGGCGGGGGCGACCCTGGCGGGGAATTTGACCCTGTTTGGGGCGGTGGCTAATCTGATTACCGTGGAGGCGGCGGGGCGGGCGGGGTATCCCGTCTCCTTTGTCAGCCATCTGCGCCTGGGGGTGCCCGTGACCCTTTCTACCCTGGGAGTGGCTTACCTCTGGATTCGGGCGGTCGGGTAG
- the ribD gene encoding bifunctional diaminohydroxyphosphoribosylaminopyrimidine deaminase/5-amino-6-(5-phosphoribosylamino)uracil reductase RibD yields MTADEHYMTRCLELAQQAWGRTSPNPLVGAVIVQAGQVVGEGFHPQAGQPHAEVFALRAAGDQARGATLYVNLEPCNHFGRTPPCTEAVIQAGIRRVVVGMIDPDPRVTGSGIARLRQAGIEVTVGVLAEDCQALNEGFCHRVQTGRAFGILKYAMTLDGKIASSTGDSLWITGEAARQWVYRLRSRCDAVITGGNTVRRDNPALTTHGLTPHSPLRVVLSHSLNLPWDAQVWQGDEQRRTLLITPRRAERPALLEKLQALGVEVLELEPCTPATVVAELTQRGCNTVLWECGGTLAAQAIRAGAVQKIMAFIAPKLIGGVQAPTPVGDLGVTQMQRALALTRCHLEPIGQDWLIQGYLPAETPPLGII; encoded by the coding sequence ATGACCGCAGATGAACACTACATGACCCGTTGCCTGGAGTTGGCCCAACAGGCGTGGGGACGTACCAGTCCCAATCCCTTGGTGGGGGCGGTGATTGTCCAAGCCGGGCAGGTGGTGGGGGAGGGGTTCCATCCCCAGGCGGGACAGCCCCATGCGGAGGTGTTTGCTCTGCGGGCGGCGGGGGATCAGGCTCGGGGGGCCACCCTCTATGTGAACTTGGAGCCGTGTAATCACTTTGGCCGTACTCCCCCCTGTACGGAAGCGGTGATCCAAGCCGGGATTCGGCGGGTGGTGGTGGGGATGATTGACCCCGACCCCCGGGTGACAGGGAGCGGGATTGCCCGGTTACGGCAGGCGGGCATTGAGGTGACGGTGGGGGTGTTGGCCGAGGACTGTCAGGCTCTCAACGAAGGGTTTTGCCATCGGGTGCAGACCGGGCGGGCCTTTGGCATTCTCAAGTACGCCATGACCCTAGATGGAAAAATTGCCAGCAGTACGGGGGACAGCCTCTGGATCACGGGGGAGGCGGCCCGGCAATGGGTTTATCGCCTGCGTTCCCGTTGTGATGCGGTGATCACCGGCGGGAATACGGTGCGGCGGGACAATCCGGCCTTGACCACCCACGGGTTAACCCCCCATTCGCCCCTGCGGGTGGTGTTGTCCCACAGCCTGAATTTGCCCTGGGATGCCCAGGTGTGGCAGGGGGATGAACAGCGGCGCACCCTATTGATCACGCCCCGGCGGGCCGAGCGACCAGCGCTATTAGAAAAACTCCAGGCTTTGGGGGTAGAGGTGCTGGAACTAGAACCCTGTACTCCGGCAACGGTGGTGGCAGAACTGACCCAGCGGGGTTGTAATACGGTGCTGTGGGAATGTGGGGGGACTCTGGCGGCCCAGGCGATCCGGGCAGGGGCCGTGCAAAAAATCATGGCGTTTATCGCCCCAAAACTCATTGGGGGTGTCCAGGCACCGACCCCGGTGGGGGACTTGGGCGTGACCCAGATGCAGAGGGCACTGGCATTAACCCGTTGTCACCTGGAACCCATCGGGCAGGATTGGCTCATCCAAGGTTATCTCCCAGCCGAGACCCCACCCTTGGGAATTATCTAA
- the guaA gene encoding glutamine-hydrolyzing GMP synthase, with amino-acid sequence MIAILDFGSQYSELIARRIRETQVYSEVLPYHTTVEQLRAWQPRGIILSGGPNSVYDRGAPQCDPGIWQLGIPILGVCYGMQLMVQQLGGRVVRSALGEYGKAALHIDDPTDLLTNVEDGTTMWMSHGDSVVQLPEGFAILAHTENCPCAAIADHQHNWYGVQFHPEVVHSQGGMALIRNFVYHICGCEPTWTTAAFVEEAINEIRVKVGDKRVLLALSGGVDSSTLAFLLHRAIGNQLTCVFIDQGFMRKLEPERLVKLFHEQFHIPVEYVNARERFLQAIKGVTDPEEKRRVIGHEFIRVFESESKRLGPFDYLAQGTLYPDVIESAGGALDPQTGERVAVKIKSHHNVGGLPKDLQFKLIEPLRRLFKDEVRKVARALKLPDEIIQRQPFPGPGLAIRIIGEVTPERLETLREADWIVRQEINRHGLYNQLWQSFAVLLPVRSVGVMGDKRTYAYPIVLRFVTSEDGMTADWARVPHEFLELVANRIVNEVPGVNRVVYDITSKPPGTIEWE; translated from the coding sequence ATGATCGCCATTCTGGATTTTGGTTCCCAGTATTCGGAATTGATCGCCCGCCGCATCCGGGAAACCCAAGTTTACTCGGAAGTGTTGCCCTACCACACCACCGTCGAGCAGTTGCGGGCTTGGCAACCCCGGGGGATTATCCTCTCCGGGGGCCCCAATTCCGTCTATGACCGGGGGGCGCCCCAGTGTGACCCGGGGATTTGGCAGTTGGGGATTCCCATCCTGGGGGTGTGTTACGGGATGCAGTTGATGGTGCAACAGTTGGGGGGGCGGGTGGTGCGCTCGGCCCTGGGGGAATACGGCAAGGCGGCACTGCACATTGACGACCCGACGGATTTATTGACCAATGTGGAGGACGGCACCACCATGTGGATGAGCCACGGGGACAGTGTGGTGCAACTGCCGGAGGGGTTTGCCATTTTAGCGCATACGGAAAATTGCCCCTGTGCGGCCATTGCCGACCACCAGCACAACTGGTATGGAGTGCAATTTCACCCGGAGGTGGTGCATTCCCAGGGGGGGATGGCGCTGATCCGCAATTTTGTCTATCACATCTGCGGCTGTGAACCCACCTGGACGACGGCGGCCTTTGTGGAGGAAGCCATTAATGAAATCCGGGTGAAAGTCGGGGACAAGCGGGTGCTGCTGGCCCTGTCCGGGGGGGTGGATTCCTCGACCTTGGCGTTTTTGTTGCACCGGGCGATTGGCAATCAACTCACCTGTGTGTTTATTGACCAGGGCTTTATGCGCAAGTTGGAACCGGAGCGACTGGTCAAACTTTTCCATGAGCAATTTCATATCCCGGTGGAGTATGTCAACGCCCGGGAGCGGTTTTTGCAGGCGATCAAGGGGGTGACGGACCCGGAGGAAAAACGGCGGGTGATCGGGCATGAATTTATCCGGGTGTTTGAAAGCGAATCCAAACGTTTGGGCCCGTTTGACTATCTCGCCCAGGGAACCCTCTACCCGGATGTGATCGAATCGGCGGGGGGTGCCCTTGACCCCCAAACCGGGGAGCGGGTGGCGGTGAAAATCAAAAGCCATCACAACGTGGGGGGACTGCCCAAGGATTTGCAATTTAAGCTGATTGAACCCCTGCGCCGTCTGTTCAAGGACGAGGTGCGTAAGGTCGCCCGGGCTTTGAAGCTCCCGGATGAGATCATCCAACGGCAACCCTTTCCGGGACCCGGTTTAGCCATTCGCATCATTGGGGAAGTCACCCCGGAACGGCTGGAAACCCTGCGGGAAGCGGATTGGATCGTCCGGCAGGAAATCAACCGGCATGGCTTGTACAACCAACTGTGGCAGTCCTTTGCGGTGCTCTTGCCCGTGCGTTCCGTGGGGGTGATGGGGGATAAACGCACCTATGCTTACCCGATTGTCCTGCGCTTTGTCACCAGCGAAGATGGGATGACGGCGGATTGGGCACGGGTACCCCACGAGTTTTTGGAACTGGTCGCCAACCGGATTGTCAACGAAGTGCCGGGGGTCAATCGGGTGGTGTATGACATCACCTCCAAACCGCCGGGGACGATTGAGTGGGAATAG
- the folE gene encoding GTP cyclohydrolase I FolE, which translates to MTLTPRLIHPVANGHLPKLADGAIAEDNNFVIVTNPNPEVYLDSEPVIRSQKTDPELGQRVAQFLIAKGVATPQVETGLDDTQKRTLIARHFAEIMRILGLDLRDDSLADTPRRVAQMYVDEIFYGLDWRNFPKCTTVDNKMGYSSMVVERNINVQSNCEHHFVIIDGRAHVAYIPKEKVLGLSKINRVVEYFAKRPQIQERLTEQIFYALSYILETEDIAVLIQAKHYCVKSRGVEDVNSDTVTSKLGGVFLLSTATRSEFMRLVHGAVIS; encoded by the coding sequence ATGACTTTGACCCCTCGCTTGATTCATCCGGTTGCCAATGGTCATTTGCCCAAGTTAGCTGATGGGGCTATAGCTGAAGATAATAATTTCGTGATCGTCACCAACCCGAACCCGGAAGTTTATTTAGACAGCGAACCGGTCATCCGCAGTCAAAAGACCGACCCGGAGTTGGGGCAACGGGTGGCGCAATTTTTGATCGCTAAAGGGGTAGCCACACCCCAGGTGGAGACGGGTTTGGATGATACCCAAAAGCGCACGTTGATTGCCCGGCATTTTGCGGAAATTATGCGAATTTTGGGTTTGGATTTGCGGGACGATAGTTTGGCAGATACCCCCCGGCGGGTGGCGCAGATGTACGTGGATGAAATTTTCTATGGTTTGGACTGGCGCAATTTCCCCAAATGCACCACGGTGGACAACAAGATGGGCTATAGCTCGATGGTGGTGGAGCGGAATATCAATGTGCAGAGCAATTGTGAGCATCACTTTGTAATCATTGATGGCCGGGCCCATGTGGCTTATATTCCCAAGGAAAAGGTGTTGGGGCTATCCAAGATCAACCGGGTGGTCGAGTACTTTGCCAAGCGTCCCCAGATTCAGGAGCGGTTGACGGAGCAGATTTTCTATGCCCTGTCCTACATTCTGGAAACGGAGGATATTGCGGTGCTGATCCAGGCGAAGCACTACTGTGTCAAATCCCGGGGGGTGGAGGATGTGAATTCCGATACGGTGACGAGTAAGCTGGGGGGGGTATTTCTCCTGAGTACGGCGACCCGTTCGGAGTTTATGCGGTTGGTGCATGGGGCGGTGATTTCCTAG
- the msrB gene encoding peptide-methionine (R)-S-oxide reductase MsrB has translation MEPPAPLPRTDEEWQKILKPEQFRILRQHGTERAGSSPLDKNYAPGNYYCAGCGTLLFTSDTKFNSGTGWPSFYAPVPGAVGTSEDLSYGMRRVEVHCNTCGGHLGHVFPDGPRPTGERYCINGVALIFVPAGEPAPVISR, from the coding sequence ATGGAACCCCCCGCCCCTTTGCCCCGCACCGATGAGGAATGGCAAAAAATCCTGAAACCGGAGCAATTTCGCATCCTCCGCCAGCACGGCACGGAACGGGCAGGCAGTAGCCCCCTGGACAAAAATTACGCCCCAGGGAATTACTACTGCGCCGGGTGTGGCACCCTCCTGTTCACCTCGGATACTAAGTTCAACAGCGGTACCGGCTGGCCCAGCTTTTATGCCCCAGTTCCCGGAGCGGTGGGCACCAGCGAAGACCTGTCCTACGGGATGCGCCGGGTCGAAGTCCACTGCAACACCTGCGGCGGTCATTTGGGGCACGTATTTCCCGATGGACCCCGTCCCACCGGCGAACGCTATTGCATCAATGGGGTCGCCTTGATTTTTGTCCCAGCAGGGGAACCCGCCCCGGTGATCAGCCGCTAA
- a CDS encoding ribonuclease R family protein, with product MDKGTLIEFQTDGGTRLGVIQRPDGKKNWIASDAQGRNYSLHPRQISFAVPGRTYLAEDIPEFEQAARAYQDPDALELAWELLSPDHRLTNPQELAQLIFNQTDPPICYAAHRLLSQDRIFFKQKGDYYEPRSPQQVQDIRHQLEKAAQKQEEVNTFYSKIQQALQGETVTWSGKERHLLEQLEQFVILEGQESRPVAELLAHLDRPVTPAGAHELLVDLGWWHPHENLALRRSSLPTTFPPAVLEAVAMRVEDPPTDLDAPWRKDLTALKVYTIDDISTKEIDDGLSWELLPDGRERLWIHIADPGRWLTPGDILDQEARRRSTSVYLPTGVIPMFPEVLATGPMSLQQGQTCCALSFGVILEPSGAIAEFQITASWVRPTYRLTYEDVDELLQLQIERERELLHLSQWAERRLHWRLAQGAIQIQMPEADIKVTDDQVEVRLQQPSPARLMVAEMMILAGEVTARYAQNAGLAMPFRSQPQPELPSEEELLQLPGGPVRTCAIRRCLTKSEVSVTPGRHASLGLDAYVQATSPIRRYGDLLAHWQLKAHLRGEAPVFAAAELQSILQSVTAATQEASLVERQTNRYWSLEYLRRHGQGVWTALVLRWLREDMDLVLVLLEELGLELGMRVQRPVKLGEHLQVQVTHVDPYRDVIHLREVTP from the coding sequence GTGGACAAGGGCACCTTAATCGAATTTCAGACCGACGGCGGCACCCGCTTGGGGGTGATCCAACGCCCGGATGGCAAAAAAAACTGGATCGCCAGCGATGCCCAGGGGCGCAACTACAGCCTGCATCCCCGCCAGATCAGCTTTGCCGTGCCGGGACGCACCTACCTAGCCGAGGATATCCCTGAATTTGAACAAGCCGCCCGTGCCTACCAGGACCCGGATGCCCTGGAATTAGCCTGGGAATTGCTCAGCCCCGACCACCGGCTCACCAACCCCCAGGAACTGGCGCAATTAATTTTTAACCAGACCGACCCGCCGATTTGCTACGCCGCCCACCGCCTGCTGAGTCAAGACCGGATTTTTTTCAAACAAAAGGGGGACTACTACGAACCCCGCTCCCCCCAACAGGTGCAAGACATTCGCCATCAGTTGGAAAAGGCGGCGCAAAAGCAAGAAGAAGTTAATACATTTTACAGCAAAATTCAGCAGGCACTCCAAGGGGAAACCGTCACCTGGTCTGGGAAAGAACGGCATCTCCTAGAGCAACTAGAACAATTTGTTATCCTGGAGGGGCAGGAGTCCCGTCCCGTAGCGGAATTGCTGGCGCATCTGGATCGCCCGGTCACCCCAGCGGGAGCCCATGAATTGCTCGTGGATTTGGGTTGGTGGCATCCCCACGAAAACCTGGCACTGCGGCGCAGTTCCCTGCCCACCACCTTTCCCCCGGCTGTTTTGGAGGCGGTTGCCATGCGTGTTGAAGACCCGCCCACCGACCTGGATGCCCCTTGGCGGAAGGATTTGACCGCCCTGAAGGTCTATACCATTGACGATATTAGCACCAAGGAAATTGATGACGGGTTGAGTTGGGAGCTGTTGCCCGATGGGCGGGAGCGGTTGTGGATTCACATTGCCGACCCGGGGCGGTGGCTGACCCCAGGGGATATTTTGGACCAGGAAGCCCGCCGCCGCAGTACGAGCGTGTATTTGCCCACCGGGGTGATTCCCATGTTCCCGGAGGTTTTGGCGACCGGACCCATGAGTTTACAGCAGGGGCAGACCTGTTGTGCCCTCAGTTTCGGGGTGATTTTAGAGCCGTCCGGGGCAATTGCCGAGTTTCAGATCACCGCCAGTTGGGTGCGCCCCACCTACCGCCTCACCTATGAGGATGTGGATGAATTGCTCCAGTTGCAAATTGAGCGGGAACGGGAACTTCTGCACCTATCCCAATGGGCGGAACGGCGGTTACATTGGCGGTTAGCCCAAGGAGCAATCCAGATTCAGATGCCGGAGGCGGACATCAAAGTTACTGATGACCAGGTGGAGGTGCGGTTGCAACAGCCTTCCCCAGCCCGGTTGATGGTGGCGGAAATGATGATCCTGGCGGGGGAGGTGACGGCTCGCTATGCCCAAAACGCTGGGTTAGCCATGCCCTTTCGTTCCCAACCCCAGCCGGAATTGCCCTCGGAGGAGGAATTGTTGCAACTGCCGGGGGGGCCGGTGCGCACCTGTGCGATTCGCCGCTGTTTGACCAAAAGCGAGGTGAGTGTTACCCCTGGTCGTCATGCCAGTTTGGGGCTAGATGCCTATGTGCAGGCCACGTCCCCGATTCGCCGCTATGGGGATTTGCTTGCCCATTGGCAACTCAAGGCGCACCTGCGGGGGGAAGCCCCGGTCTTTGCAGCGGCGGAATTGCAAAGCATTCTCCAGAGTGTGACGGCGGCCACCCAGGAGGCGAGTCTGGTGGAACGGCAAACCAACCGCTATTGGAGTCTGGAATACCTGCGCCGCCACGGCCAAGGGGTGTGGACCGCCCTGGTACTGCGCTGGTTGCGGGAGGACATGGACCTGGTGCTGGTGCTGTTAGAGGAACTGGGGCTGGAATTGGGGATGCGGGTGCAACGACCCGTGAAATTGGGGGAACACCTCCAGGTGCAAGTGACCCACGTGGACCCCTACCGGGATGTCATTCACCTGCGGGAAGTGACCCCCTGA
- a CDS encoding single-stranded DNA-binding protein codes for MTWAMVTVCGYVAAKPTIRHFERGTVLCSFPLYVSRRKTEGEEVPPLKFQVEIWGNQAETAMNLLDKGARTTVTGRLDEDHYTDKEGQPATALKIRFAEVLDYGVKPAEEPAPASP; via the coding sequence ATGACGTGGGCAATGGTAACGGTCTGTGGTTACGTGGCGGCCAAACCGACGATTCGCCATTTTGAACGGGGCACGGTGCTGTGCAGTTTTCCCCTGTACGTAAGCCGCCGCAAAACGGAAGGGGAGGAGGTTCCCCCCTTGAAATTTCAGGTGGAAATATGGGGCAATCAGGCGGAAACGGCCATGAATTTATTGGATAAGGGGGCACGCACCACCGTCACCGGGCGGCTGGATGAAGACCATTACACGGATAAAGAGGGACAACCGGCCACGGCGTTGAAAATCCGCTTTGCGGAGGTGTTGGATTACGGGGTGAAACCGGCGGAGGAACCGGCACCGGCCAGTCCATGA
- a CDS encoding YbjN domain-containing protein has translation MDATFPEPTAETNLMDDVETVISSLAEADSAQVSHLEQGCVWRFRYGTAQVYVQMTGVTPDDTFTVWSAILKLPVQNPLELYQQLLALNWATTMEARFAILDQEVVVVGTRSVMELDPSEIARMITIVASLADLYDEELQAKFPAVA, from the coding sequence ATGGATGCGACATTCCCAGAACCGACCGCTGAAACCAACCTGATGGATGATGTGGAGACGGTGATCAGTTCTTTGGCGGAGGCGGATTCTGCCCAAGTCAGCCATTTGGAACAGGGGTGTGTCTGGCGGTTTCGCTATGGCACGGCGCAAGTTTACGTGCAGATGACCGGGGTGACCCCCGATGATACCTTTACCGTCTGGTCGGCGATTCTGAAGTTGCCGGTACAAAATCCGCTGGAATTGTATCAACAACTGTTGGCATTGAATTGGGCGACGACGATGGAGGCCCGCTTTGCGATTTTGGACCAGGAGGTGGTGGTGGTGGGCACCCGCTCGGTGATGGAATTAGACCCTTCGGAAATCGCCCGTATGATTACGATTGTGGCATCTTTAGCCGACCTATACGACGAGGAGTTGCAGGCGAAATTCCCGGCGGTGGCATGA
- the recR gene encoding recombination mediator RecR produces MSSAYTRPLARLIERLQRLPGIGPKSAQRLALHLVKQPEQEIHALATALLEAKQQVGHCQICYHLSAAPICEICANPERDNQTICVVTDSRDVIALEKTREYRGKYHVLGGVISPMDGIGPEQLTINALVKRVGETQPKEVILALSPTIEGETTILYLGRLLQPLTRVTRIASGLPVGGDLEYADELTLAKALEGRREL; encoded by the coding sequence TTGAGTTCCGCCTACACCCGTCCCCTCGCCCGGTTGATCGAACGCCTGCAACGCCTTCCTGGCATTGGTCCCAAATCCGCCCAACGGTTGGCACTCCATTTGGTCAAACAACCAGAACAGGAAATCCACGCCCTGGCGACCGCCCTGTTGGAAGCCAAACAACAGGTGGGGCACTGCCAAATCTGTTATCACCTGTCGGCGGCACCCATCTGTGAGATTTGCGCCAACCCAGAGCGGGACAACCAGACCATTTGCGTGGTCACCGACTCCCGGGATGTGATTGCCCTGGAAAAAACCCGGGAATACCGGGGCAAATACCACGTGCTGGGGGGGGTGATTTCCCCAATGGACGGCATCGGCCCCGAACAACTGACCATCAACGCCCTGGTCAAACGGGTGGGGGAAACCCAGCCCAAGGAAGTGATTCTCGCCCTCAGCCCCACCATCGAAGGCGAAACCACGATTTTATACCTGGGGCGGCTGTTGCAACCTTTGACCCGGGTGACCCGCATCGCCTCCGGTCTGCCCGTAGGGGGGGATTTGGAGTATGCGGACGAACTGACCCTCGCCAAAGCCCTCGAAGGTCGCCGGGAACTGTGA